The Luteimonas sp. YGD11-2 genome has a window encoding:
- a CDS encoding DNA internalization-related competence protein ComEC/Rec2, with translation MSTAHVHPLGAAVATALVAGALGTLLLPALPAWPWWCVVAVVGLYGWWRGGTWRVGGAFACGASLAGLHAVFALALQLPAELERADVPLSGRVVGLPEHDVDRTRFLFRVDRGDAMSDALQGRLLRLAWYDDRDGASTGRHALEAGSRWAFTARVRAPRGLRNPGWYDSEKHAFARRIAAVGYVRDREPPVPLRAGQGIDRWREQVAQRIEAAVPSASSRYVRALALGDTRGLDEIDWETLRATGLTHLIAISGFHVGLVAGFFALLAGGLWRLWPPLGRLLPRPHAAVLAAFSAALFYAAVAGWALPTVRTVLMIGVAMAARLWRRPLGVADALALAGIAVVAVDPLSLLTAGFWLSFAGVAWLVWCLPDAQGKPVLASFLRAQWVATLGLLPLTVILFGQASLAGPLANLVAIPSWSLVVVPLSLLGTALDAVHAGWGAGTWRLAAWCFDLGWPLFERLAASGASLWWLPEARWFALPLAVLAAFWLLLPRGVPGKPLAALLWLPLLWPDRQLPEHGAADITVLDVGQGLSVLVRTRHHALLYDMGPAVPDGYDAGERVVLPALHALGVRRVHTTVASHADLDHAGGLAAVRRRFPAAPLFAPEHAGLEGAAPCLAGSSWAVDGVGFRFLHPPLHFPDFRNEASCVLRIDTAHGAVLLAGDIGAVVERELARADPAGVRAEVVLAAHHGSGKSSDPLFVAATGARHALVSTGHGNRFGHPQAEAVGRWEAAGARVHDTAAAGALRVRLDARGVSVAERRASHPRLWDAARRQSRLADSQ, from the coding sequence CTGCACGCGGTGTTCGCCCTCGCGCTGCAGTTGCCGGCGGAGCTCGAGCGTGCCGACGTGCCACTCTCCGGGCGGGTGGTGGGACTTCCCGAGCACGATGTCGACCGCACCCGCTTCCTGTTTCGCGTCGATCGCGGCGACGCGATGTCCGATGCGCTGCAGGGGCGCCTGTTGCGGCTGGCCTGGTATGACGACCGCGATGGCGCTTCGACCGGGCGGCATGCGCTGGAAGCCGGCAGCCGGTGGGCCTTCACGGCGCGCGTACGTGCGCCGCGTGGACTGCGCAATCCCGGCTGGTACGACAGCGAGAAGCACGCCTTTGCACGCCGCATCGCCGCGGTGGGATACGTCCGTGACCGCGAGCCGCCGGTGCCGCTGCGCGCCGGGCAGGGCATCGACCGCTGGCGCGAACAGGTGGCGCAGCGGATCGAGGCCGCGGTGCCCAGTGCGTCGTCGCGCTACGTGCGTGCGCTGGCGCTGGGCGATACGCGCGGGCTCGACGAGATCGACTGGGAAACGCTGCGCGCCACCGGCCTGACCCACCTGATCGCCATTTCCGGCTTCCATGTCGGTCTGGTCGCGGGTTTCTTCGCGCTGCTGGCCGGCGGGTTGTGGAGGTTGTGGCCGCCGCTGGGCCGGCTGCTGCCGCGGCCGCATGCGGCGGTGCTGGCAGCGTTTTCCGCGGCGCTGTTCTATGCGGCGGTCGCCGGCTGGGCGCTGCCCACGGTGCGCACGGTGCTGATGATCGGCGTCGCGATGGCCGCGCGCCTGTGGCGCCGCCCGCTGGGCGTGGCCGATGCGCTCGCACTGGCCGGCATCGCGGTGGTGGCGGTCGATCCGCTGTCGCTGCTCACTGCCGGGTTCTGGCTCAGCTTCGCCGGCGTGGCCTGGCTGGTCTGGTGTCTGCCGGATGCGCAGGGCAAGCCGGTGCTGGCCAGCTTCCTGCGCGCGCAATGGGTGGCCACGCTCGGCCTGCTGCCGCTGACGGTGATCCTGTTCGGGCAGGCATCGCTGGCCGGTCCGCTCGCCAACCTGGTCGCCATTCCATCGTGGAGCCTGGTGGTGGTGCCGCTGTCGCTGCTCGGCACGGCACTCGATGCCGTGCACGCGGGCTGGGGCGCCGGCACCTGGCGGCTGGCCGCGTGGTGCTTCGATCTGGGCTGGCCGCTGTTCGAGCGGCTGGCGGCCAGCGGCGCCTCGCTGTGGTGGCTGCCGGAGGCGCGATGGTTCGCGTTGCCGCTGGCGGTGCTGGCGGCGTTCTGGCTGCTGCTACCGCGTGGTGTGCCCGGCAAGCCGCTGGCGGCGCTGTTGTGGCTGCCGCTGCTGTGGCCCGATCGACAGCTGCCCGAGCATGGGGCCGCCGACATCACCGTGCTCGATGTCGGGCAGGGCCTGTCGGTGCTGGTGCGCACGCGCCACCACGCGCTGCTGTACGACATGGGGCCCGCGGTTCCCGATGGCTACGACGCCGGCGAACGCGTGGTGCTGCCTGCCCTGCACGCGCTGGGCGTACGCCGCGTGCACACGACGGTGGCCAGCCATGCCGATCTCGACCATGCCGGCGGGTTGGCGGCGGTGCGGCGCAGGTTTCCGGCAGCGCCATTGTTCGCGCCCGAACACGCCGGTCTCGAGGGCGCGGCGCCGTGCCTCGCAGGAAGCAGCTGGGCGGTGGATGGCGTTGGCTTCCGCTTCCTGCATCCGCCGCTGCATTTTCCCGATTTCCGCAACGAGGCCAGCTGCGTGCTGCGGATCGACACCGCGCACGGGGCGGTGCTGCTGGCCGGCGATATCGGTGCGGTCGTCGAACGCGAGCTGGCGCGCGCGGATCCGGCCGGGGTGCGTGCAGAGGTGGTGCTGGCCGCGCACCATGGCAGCGGGAAATCGTCCGATCCGCTGTTCGTTGCCGCCACCGGCGCCCGGCATGCGCTGGTGTCGACCGGCCACGGCAACCGCTTCGGCCATCCGCAGGCCGAGGCCGTCGGCCGCTGGGAAGCTGCCGGCGCGCGCGTGCACGACACCGCGGCTGCCGGCGCGCTGCGGGTCCGGCTGGATGCGCGGGGCGTCTCGGTCGCAGAACGCCGCGCCAGCCATCCACGGCTGTGGGATGCCGCCCGGCGCCAGTCGCGGCTCGCCGATAGCCAGTAG
- a CDS encoding MotA/TolQ/ExbB proton channel family protein, with protein sequence MLELVKAGGWPMIPLLLLSAVALAIVVERCWALRRKAVLPPGLGDEVRAWAARGRLDATHIESLRQTSPLGALLAAALDVRNRSREEIRERIEDTGRHLVHRMERYLNALGTIAAAGPLLGLFGTVVGMIQMFMGVMDHGVGDVNQLAGGIGKALVCAAAGMIVAIPALMFHRHFRARIDGYIVEMESEAIRLMDAIDPRSRRPVATAGAPVAPAVGDPALAVQG encoded by the coding sequence GTGCTTGAACTGGTCAAGGCCGGCGGCTGGCCGATGATTCCGCTGTTGCTGCTGTCGGCGGTGGCGCTGGCGATCGTGGTCGAGCGGTGCTGGGCGCTGCGTCGCAAGGCGGTGCTTCCGCCGGGCCTGGGCGACGAGGTCCGCGCCTGGGCTGCGCGCGGGCGGCTGGATGCGACCCATATCGAATCACTGCGCCAGACCTCGCCGCTGGGCGCGCTGCTGGCCGCCGCGCTCGACGTGCGCAACCGCAGCCGCGAGGAGATCCGCGAGCGCATCGAGGACACCGGTCGCCACCTCGTGCACCGCATGGAGCGCTATCTGAATGCGCTTGGCACGATTGCCGCCGCGGGTCCGCTGCTGGGCCTGTTCGGCACCGTGGTGGGCATGATCCAGATGTTCATGGGGGTGATGGACCACGGCGTCGGCGATGTGAACCAGCTGGCCGGCGGTATCGGCAAGGCGCTGGTGTGCGCGGCGGCCGGCATGATCGTGGCGATCCCGGCGCTGATGTTCCACCGCCATTTCCGCGCCCGCATCGACGGCTACATCGTCGAGATGGAGAGCGAGGCGATCCGCCTGATGGACGCGATCGACCCGCGCAGCCGCCGCCCCGTAGCAACCGCCGGTGCGCCGGTGGCGCCCGCGGTGGGCGACCCGGCACTGGCCGTGCAGGGCTGA
- a CDS encoding biopolymer transporter ExbD, which yields MRIRDRRARDEPELNLVPLIDVILVLIIFFVITTTFDARSVMKLELPRANAEDTQAQTQSLSVLVNADGRYFVDDREALRTDVESLKRTIAEVAGDDRQRPVLLRADARTPHQAVVTAMDALGQLGFRQISIATAPDAATR from the coding sequence ATGCGCATCCGCGACCGTCGCGCCCGCGACGAGCCCGAGCTCAACCTGGTGCCGTTGATCGACGTGATCCTGGTGCTGATCATCTTCTTCGTGATCACCACCACCTTCGACGCGCGTTCGGTGATGAAGCTGGAGCTGCCGCGCGCCAATGCCGAGGACACCCAGGCGCAGACGCAATCGCTGAGCGTGCTGGTCAATGCCGACGGCCGCTATTTCGTCGACGACCGCGAGGCCCTGCGCACCGACGTCGAATCGCTCAAGCGCACCATCGCGGAAGTCGCCGGCGACGACCGCCAGCGGCCGGTGCTGCTACGTGCCGATGCACGCACCCCGCACCAGGCCGTGGTGACCGCGATGGACGCGCTGGGCCAGCTTGGTTTCCGACAGATTTCGATCGCCACCGCGCCCGACGCGGCGACGCGTTGA
- the msbA gene encoding lipid A export permease/ATP-binding protein MsbA, with protein sequence MTQQQPKPPAAWPIYRRLLGHAGRYWPLLVMAMIGMVIEAVAGGAFVYLMGPLTDDGFVNPQPWAAIWLPLAIVGLFLMRGVATFASDYGMARTGRSVVRDMREQVLGKYLRLPSARFDDEAVPAMVSRLNFDTEQVAQASTDALKVLVADGLTIIFLLGLMLWTSVKVTMAMIVVVPLIGVLVWVVGRRYRRISSGIQTGMGDLAQSAEQSLAAQQDVKVYGAQRFEQDRYSTLTNRVLRLNMKVETTRAIASGLVQIFAACALAAIIWVATREALEQALSPGEFVQLMTAMMGIIPSLRRITNVQSVIGRGVAAAERIFAILDADEERDVGGRPLERARGELRFEGVGLRYERDAGHVALEDISFTARPGTVTAIVGRSGSGKTSLVRLVPRFYEPTSGRITLDGVPLDEYRLADLRRQIALVGQRVMLFDDSVAANIAYAADASPEALRAAAESANAWEFIERLPQKMDTAIGENGSRLSGGQRQRLAIARAILRDAPILILDEATAALDTESERLVQVALDRLMPDRTTLVIAHRLSTIEHADQVLVLDHGRLVEQGTHAELLAQGGLYAHLHRMQFRDGDA encoded by the coding sequence ATGACCCAGCAGCAACCCAAGCCGCCGGCCGCCTGGCCGATCTACCGCCGCCTGCTCGGCCACGCCGGCCGCTACTGGCCGCTGCTGGTGATGGCGATGATCGGCATGGTCATCGAGGCGGTTGCCGGTGGGGCCTTCGTCTACCTGATGGGCCCGCTGACCGACGACGGCTTCGTCAATCCGCAACCCTGGGCCGCGATCTGGCTGCCGCTGGCGATCGTCGGCCTGTTCCTGATGCGTGGCGTGGCCACCTTCGCCTCCGATTACGGCATGGCGCGCACCGGCCGCAGCGTGGTGCGCGACATGCGCGAGCAGGTGCTGGGCAAGTACCTGCGCCTGCCGAGCGCGCGCTTCGACGACGAGGCGGTGCCGGCGATGGTCAGCCGCCTCAATTTCGACACCGAACAGGTCGCCCAGGCCAGCACCGACGCGCTCAAGGTGCTGGTGGCCGATGGCCTCACCATCATCTTCCTGCTCGGCCTGATGCTGTGGACCAGCGTCAAGGTGACGATGGCGATGATCGTGGTGGTGCCGCTGATCGGCGTGCTGGTGTGGGTGGTCGGCCGCCGCTACCGGCGCATCAGTTCCGGCATCCAGACCGGCATGGGCGATCTTGCGCAGAGTGCCGAGCAGTCGCTGGCCGCGCAGCAGGACGTCAAGGTGTATGGCGCGCAGCGGTTCGAGCAGGACCGCTATTCCACGCTGACCAACCGCGTGCTGCGGCTCAACATGAAGGTGGAGACCACCCGCGCCATCGCATCGGGGCTGGTGCAGATCTTCGCCGCATGCGCGCTGGCGGCGATCATCTGGGTGGCCACCCGCGAAGCGCTGGAACAGGCGCTGTCGCCGGGCGAATTCGTGCAGCTGATGACCGCGATGATGGGCATCATCCCGTCGCTGCGGCGCATCACCAACGTGCAGAGCGTGATCGGCCGCGGCGTGGCGGCTGCCGAGCGCATTTTCGCCATCCTCGACGCCGACGAGGAGCGCGATGTCGGCGGCCGCCCGCTGGAACGCGCGCGCGGCGAGCTGCGCTTCGAGGGCGTCGGCCTGCGCTACGAGCGCGACGCCGGGCATGTCGCGCTGGAGGACATCAGCTTCACGGCTCGACCGGGCACGGTGACCGCCATCGTCGGCCGATCCGGCAGCGGCAAGACCAGCCTGGTGCGCCTGGTGCCGCGTTTCTACGAGCCCACCAGCGGCCGCATCACCCTCGATGGCGTACCGCTCGACGAGTACCGGCTGGCCGACCTGCGCCGGCAGATCGCCCTGGTCGGGCAGCGGGTGATGCTGTTCGACGATTCGGTCGCGGCCAATATCGCCTACGCCGCCGATGCCTCGCCCGAGGCCCTGCGCGCCGCGGCGGAAAGCGCCAACGCCTGGGAGTTCATCGAACGCCTGCCACAGAAGATGGATACCGCGATCGGCGAGAACGGTTCGCGGCTGTCGGGCGGCCAGCGCCAGCGCCTGGCGATCGCGCGCGCGATCCTGCGCGATGCACCGATCCTGATCCTCGACGAGGCCACCGCCGCGCTCGATACCGAATCGGAGCGGCTGGTCCAGGTCGCGCTCGATCGCCTGATGCCCGACCGCACCACGCTGGTCATCGCGCACCGGCTGTCCACCATCGAACACGCCGACCAGGTGCTGGTGCTCGACCACGGCCGGCTGGTGGAGCAGGGCACGCATGCCGAGCTGCTCGCGCAGGGCGGCCTGTATGCGCACCTGCACCGGATGCAGTTCCGCGACGGCGACGCATGA
- the lpxK gene encoding tetraacyldisaccharide 4'-kinase — protein MSGRTRTPPRWWFDGAAPPLWSRLLAGVYGGAVAVRRGLYARGLRRRLGADAPVIVIGNLIAGGSGKTPLAIALVERLRDAGWTPGVASRGYGRDRAEDALWVTPDTPVALAGDEPLLVARRTGVRVRVDRDRAAAARALVAAGCDVVVCDDGLQHYRLRRDLEIEVIDGRRRYGNGLLIPAGPLREPAERAGGVAFRVVNRGTAVPGETGSESTGFGEWPMRLQSTRALPLLGGRPLSLDAFVGKRVHAVAGIGDPERFFAGLRARGIGVVPHAFPDHHRYRAGDLQFGSDLPVLMTEKDAVKCAALAGERHYSVPVDAGLPEAFWVALLDRLRALRTAPG, from the coding sequence ATGAGCGGTCGCACCCGCACCCCGCCGCGCTGGTGGTTCGACGGCGCCGCCCCGCCGCTGTGGTCGCGCCTGCTTGCGGGCGTCTACGGTGGTGCCGTGGCGGTGCGCCGCGGGCTGTATGCGCGTGGCCTGCGCCGACGCCTGGGTGCGGATGCGCCGGTCATCGTCATCGGCAACCTGATTGCCGGTGGCAGCGGCAAGACGCCGCTGGCGATTGCCCTGGTCGAGCGCCTGCGCGATGCCGGCTGGACGCCCGGCGTGGCCAGCCGCGGCTACGGGCGCGACCGTGCCGAGGACGCGCTGTGGGTCACCCCGGACACGCCGGTGGCGCTGGCCGGTGACGAACCGTTGCTGGTCGCCCGACGCACCGGCGTGCGTGTCCGGGTCGACCGCGACCGCGCCGCCGCTGCGCGCGCGCTGGTGGCCGCCGGCTGTGACGTGGTGGTCTGCGACGACGGCCTGCAGCACTACCGGCTGCGCCGCGACCTCGAGATCGAGGTGATCGATGGCCGCCGCCGCTACGGCAATGGCCTGCTGATTCCTGCCGGCCCGCTGCGCGAGCCGGCGGAACGCGCGGGTGGCGTCGCGTTCCGCGTGGTCAATCGCGGGACCGCGGTGCCGGGCGAAACCGGATCCGAAAGCACCGGCTTCGGCGAATGGCCGATGCGCCTGCAGTCCACGCGCGCGTTGCCGCTGCTGGGCGGCCGGCCGCTGTCGCTGGATGCCTTCGTCGGCAAGCGCGTGCACGCGGTGGCCGGCATCGGCGATCCCGAGCGTTTCTTCGCCGGGCTGCGTGCGCGCGGGATCGGCGTGGTGCCGCATGCGTTTCCTGACCATCACCGCTACCGCGCCGGGGACCTGCAGTTCGGCAGCGACCTGCCGGTGCTGATGACCGAGAAGGACGCGGTGAAGTGCGCAGCGCTCGCCGGCGAACGCCACTACAGCGTGCCGGTCGATGCCGGGCTCCCCGAGGCGTTCTGGGTGGCGCTGCTCGATCGCCTGCGGGCGTTGCGCACCGCTCCGGGCTGA
- the kdsB gene encoding 3-deoxy-manno-octulosonate cytidylyltransferase, with the protein MPDFVVAIPARHASTRLPGKPLQPLGGEPLVLHVARRALAAGARDVWVATDDPRIAAALASTPVHVAMTRSDHASGTDRLAECAEIAGWSDDTIVVNLQGDEPFAPADGIRAVAALVASSGAPMSTLAAPVEDVETLFDPNAVKLVRAANGDALYFSRAPVPWPRDAFAQARDRLPAGHTWLRHIGIYGYRAGFLRAFAAMPPAVLEQVEALEQLRVLESGHRIAVGLAPSPFPPGIDTPEDLARAEARLQEHRNV; encoded by the coding sequence ATTCCAGACTTTGTCGTGGCCATTCCGGCCCGTCACGCATCCACCCGTCTGCCAGGCAAGCCGCTGCAACCGCTGGGCGGCGAACCACTGGTGCTGCACGTGGCCCGGCGCGCGCTGGCCGCCGGCGCACGTGACGTCTGGGTCGCCACCGACGACCCGCGCATCGCCGCGGCCCTCGCGTCCACCCCGGTGCACGTGGCGATGACCCGCAGCGACCATGCCTCCGGCACCGACCGTCTCGCCGAGTGCGCGGAGATCGCGGGGTGGAGCGACGACACCATCGTGGTCAACCTGCAGGGCGACGAGCCGTTCGCGCCCGCCGATGGGATCCGCGCGGTGGCTGCGCTGGTGGCATCGAGCGGCGCGCCGATGAGCACGCTGGCGGCACCGGTCGAGGATGTGGAGACGCTGTTCGATCCCAACGCCGTCAAGCTGGTGCGCGCCGCGAATGGTGATGCGCTGTATTTCAGCCGCGCACCCGTGCCGTGGCCACGCGATGCCTTTGCGCAGGCGCGCGACCGTCTGCCTGCCGGCCACACCTGGCTGCGCCACATCGGCATCTACGGCTATCGCGCCGGCTTCCTGCGCGCCTTCGCGGCGATGCCGCCGGCGGTGCTGGAGCAGGTGGAGGCGCTCGAGCAGCTGCGCGTGCTCGAAAGTGGGCACCGCATCGCGGTCGGCCTGGCGCCGTCGCCGTTCCCGCCCGGGATCGACACCCCCGAAGACCTCGCGCGTGCCGAAGCGCGCCTGCAGGAGCACCGCAATGTCTGA
- a CDS encoding low molecular weight protein-tyrosine-phosphatase, with product MSEPTRLLVVCLGNICRSPMAEGALRRQLAEAGLDHVEVDSAGTGDWHVGNPPDPRAVATAARHGVDLSGLRGRQLTTADYTRFDWLLCADLQNLADVRARRPAEATAGIALLTDWAGVMTGDGAIPDPYTGGDDHFEDVWQVVEAAARGAVRRLQAPHRGDDA from the coding sequence ATGTCTGAGCCCACGCGTCTGCTGGTCGTCTGCCTGGGCAATATCTGCCGTTCGCCGATGGCCGAGGGCGCGCTGCGCCGGCAGCTGGCCGAGGCCGGCCTGGACCACGTGGAGGTGGACTCCGCCGGCACCGGCGACTGGCACGTCGGCAATCCGCCCGATCCCCGCGCGGTCGCGACTGCCGCGCGCCATGGCGTGGACCTCTCGGGCCTGCGCGGGCGCCAGCTGACCACCGCCGATTACACCCGTTTCGACTGGCTGCTGTGCGCCGACCTGCAGAACCTCGCCGACGTGCGTGCCCGCCGGCCGGCGGAGGCGACGGCAGGCATCGCGCTGCTCACCGACTGGGCCGGGGTGATGACCGGCGACGGCGCCATTCCCGACCCCTACACCGGCGGCGACGACCACTTCGAGGATGTGTGGCAGGTGGTCGAGGCCGCCGCCCGCGGTGCGGTGCGCCGGCTGCAGGCCCCGCATCGCGGCGATGACGCATAA
- a CDS encoding thioredoxin-like domain-containing protein, producing the protein MEHTLAPEFPASLDWLNTTEPVRMAQLRGKVCALAFINAGSAWSTQRLNDLAHLHARHGERLNVVAIHVPKFEHERDARRAGRRLRRQKFEFPLAHDADWVAWQQFGIEAWPTVVLIDGDGRIRDRVVGEGPIRELDMRVSQLIAGLVPRSRSTRPIELRRGGEPGLPLRFPVGIALSGGYLYVADSNHHRVLECDQGGRVLRQFGSGGPGFIDGPMELAAFNRPHGIAIERDTLYIADSGNHAVRRIQLRTGDVDTVLGAGRPGTAEPGIVSDPRAVILDQPRAVALAGGHLYVACAGDNRIWDLDLGQRELSLLAGSGALDVVDGTGEMAAFAEPVGLAAVQQAVYVTDAAGSAIRSVNVRTRQVQTLVGQGAWEFGRADGQRVDARLQQPQALALDPDSPRLWIADSGNDVLRTLRLGGGELGTFELPRPLHGPSGLAVADGVVWIADTDAHAVLRLDTRDGTMSHVPIGE; encoded by the coding sequence ATGGAACACACGCTCGCCCCCGAGTTTCCGGCCAGCCTCGACTGGCTCAACACCACCGAGCCGGTGCGCATGGCGCAGCTGCGCGGCAAGGTCTGTGCGCTGGCCTTCATCAACGCGGGCTCGGCGTGGTCCACCCAGCGCCTGAACGACCTCGCGCACCTGCATGCGCGCCACGGCGAGCGCCTCAACGTGGTGGCGATCCACGTGCCGAAGTTCGAGCACGAGCGCGATGCACGCCGCGCCGGGCGGCGCCTGCGCCGGCAGAAGTTCGAGTTCCCGCTGGCCCACGACGCCGACTGGGTCGCGTGGCAGCAGTTCGGCATCGAGGCGTGGCCGACGGTGGTGCTCATCGACGGCGACGGGCGCATCCGCGACCGCGTGGTCGGCGAAGGGCCGATCCGTGAACTGGACATGCGCGTGAGCCAGCTCATCGCCGGGCTGGTGCCGCGTTCGCGCAGCACCCGGCCGATCGAACTGCGTCGCGGCGGCGAGCCGGGACTGCCGCTGCGCTTCCCGGTGGGCATCGCGCTGTCGGGCGGTTATCTCTACGTGGCCGACAGCAACCACCACCGCGTGCTCGAGTGCGACCAGGGCGGGCGCGTGTTGCGCCAGTTCGGCAGCGGCGGCCCGGGCTTCATCGATGGCCCGATGGAACTGGCGGCGTTCAACCGCCCGCACGGCATCGCCATCGAGCGTGACACCCTGTACATCGCCGACAGCGGCAACCACGCGGTGCGGCGCATCCAGCTGCGCACCGGCGATGTCGATACCGTGCTCGGGGCCGGGCGCCCGGGCACCGCGGAGCCGGGAATCGTCAGCGATCCGCGCGCGGTGATCCTCGACCAGCCGCGCGCGGTGGCGCTGGCCGGCGGGCACCTGTACGTGGCCTGCGCCGGCGACAACCGTATCTGGGATCTCGACCTCGGCCAGCGGGAACTGTCGCTGCTCGCAGGGTCGGGGGCGCTCGACGTCGTCGACGGCACCGGCGAGATGGCCGCCTTCGCCGAACCGGTCGGCCTGGCCGCCGTGCAGCAGGCGGTGTACGTCACCGATGCCGCCGGGTCCGCGATCCGCAGCGTGAACGTGCGCACCCGCCAGGTGCAGACGCTGGTGGGGCAGGGCGCGTGGGAGTTCGGCCGCGCCGACGGGCAGCGCGTGGATGCGCGCCTGCAGCAGCCGCAGGCGCTTGCACTCGACCCCGACTCGCCGCGCCTGTGGATCGCCGACAGCGGCAACGACGTGCTGCGCACGCTGCGCCTGGGCGGTGGCGAGCTGGGAACGTTCGAACTGCCGCGGCCCCTGCACGGCCCGTCCGGGCTGGCGGTGGCCGATGGCGTGGTGTGGATCGCCGATACCGATGCGCATGCCGTACTGCGGCTGGACACGCGCGACGGCACGATGAGCCACGTGCCCATTGGCGAATGA
- the uvrC gene encoding excinuclease ABC subunit UvrC, whose product MSPGRNRGDGGGSFDGKAFVSTLSTAPGVYRMLAADGAVLYVGKAASLRKRVANYFSATPKPTRIMSMVSQIAAIEVTATRTEAEALLLENQLIKSLKPRYNVMLRDDKSYPYVLLTGDEWPRLAFHRGPRSMPGRYFGPYPSASSVRETLNVMHKLFRLRSCEDNVFRNRSRPCLQYQIGRCSAPCVDLVDPRDYAQAVHRASLFLDGRSSELNEELAQAMEQASEALEFERAAALRDLIATIRGLQARQYVDGSIADLDVLACTMQGSQACVMLLAFRDGRNLGTRAFFPRTAGSEDPAEVLAAFVSQYYAEQPPPREIVLDRAIEDVALLQEAFSINAGRRVQIKTSVRSERAGYVELVRRNAALSLAARIDSQSAQQARLEALRELLGLDAAPRRIECFDISHTMGEATVASCVVFDGEGPVRSQYRRYNITGVVPGDDYAAMHQALTRRFRRAAAALATPEAAADGEPAREAREAVLPDVLLIDGGAGQVAQARDVLQSLGIPTRSAGNPDGVLLVGVAKGEARKAGHETLLLPDGRELKPGPESAGLQLVQQVRDEAHRFAITGHRGRRQKARSVSRLEDIPGIGPRRRANLLRHFGGLAGLRAAGAEEIAQVEGVNAALARRIYDSLHGTDSAT is encoded by the coding sequence ATGAGCCCGGGCAGGAACCGCGGCGATGGCGGCGGGAGCTTCGACGGCAAGGCGTTCGTCAGCACGCTGAGCACCGCGCCCGGGGTCTACCGCATGCTCGCCGCCGACGGCGCGGTGCTGTACGTGGGCAAGGCCGCGTCGCTGCGCAAGCGCGTGGCCAACTACTTCAGCGCGACGCCGAAGCCGACGCGGATCATGTCGATGGTGTCGCAGATCGCGGCCATCGAGGTCACCGCCACGCGTACCGAGGCGGAAGCGCTGTTGCTGGAAAACCAGCTGATCAAGTCGCTCAAGCCGCGTTACAACGTGATGCTGCGCGACGACAAGAGCTACCCCTATGTGCTGCTCACCGGCGACGAGTGGCCGCGGCTGGCGTTCCACCGCGGCCCGCGCTCGATGCCCGGCCGCTACTTCGGGCCATACCCGAGCGCCAGCAGCGTGCGCGAGACGCTCAACGTCATGCACAAGCTGTTCCGCCTGCGCAGTTGCGAGGACAACGTGTTCCGCAACCGTTCGCGGCCGTGCCTGCAGTACCAGATCGGCCGCTGCAGCGCGCCCTGCGTGGATCTCGTGGATCCCCGGGACTACGCCCAGGCCGTGCATCGCGCCAGCCTGTTCCTCGACGGCCGCAGCAGCGAACTCAACGAGGAACTCGCACAGGCCATGGAGCAGGCGTCGGAAGCGCTGGAGTTCGAACGCGCCGCGGCGTTGCGCGACCTCATCGCCACGATCCGCGGACTGCAGGCGCGCCAGTATGTGGATGGCAGCATCGCCGACCTCGACGTGCTGGCCTGCACGATGCAGGGCAGCCAAGCCTGCGTGATGCTGCTGGCGTTCCGCGATGGCCGCAATCTCGGTACCCGCGCGTTCTTCCCGCGCACTGCCGGCAGCGAGGATCCCGCCGAGGTGCTGGCCGCGTTCGTCTCGCAGTACTACGCCGAGCAGCCACCGCCGCGCGAGATCGTGCTCGACCGCGCGATCGAGGATGTCGCGCTGTTGCAGGAGGCGTTCTCGATCAATGCCGGCCGGCGCGTGCAGATCAAGACCAGCGTGCGCAGCGAGCGCGCCGGTTACGTGGAACTGGTGCGGCGCAATGCGGCGCTGTCGCTGGCCGCGCGCATCGACAGCCAATCGGCGCAACAGGCGCGGCTGGAGGCCCTGCGCGAACTGCTGGGTCTGGACGCGGCACCACGGCGCATCGAGTGCTTCGACATCAGCCACACCATGGGCGAGGCCACCGTGGCGTCGTGCGTGGTGTTCGACGGCGAGGGTCCGGTGCGTTCGCAGTACCGCCGCTACAACATCACCGGCGTGGTGCCCGGCGACGACTACGCCGCCATGCACCAGGCGCTGACCCGGCGCTTCCGACGCGCAGCCGCCGCGCTCGCCACGCCGGAAGCTGCAGCGGACGGTGAGCCGGCCAGGGAAGCCCGCGAAGCGGTGCTCCCGGACGTGCTGCTGATCGATGGCGGCGCCGGCCAGGTGGCGCAGGCACGCGACGTACTGCAATCGCTCGGCATCCCCACGCGAAGCGCTGGCAATCCGGACGGCGTGCTGCTGGTCGGCGTGGCCAAGGGCGAGGCGCGCAAGGCCGGCCACGAGACCCTGCTGCTCCCCGACGGCCGCGAACTGAAGCCCGGGCCGGAATCCGCGGGCCTGCAGCTGGTCCAGCAGGTGCGCGACGAAGCGCACCGTTTCGCGATCACCGGGCACCGCGGGCGCCGGCAGAAGGCACGCAGCGTGAGCCGCCTGGAGGACATTCCCGGCATCGGACCACGCAGACGCGCTAACCTGTTGCGGCATTTCGGCGGACTCGCCGGCCTCAGGGCCGCCGGTGCCGAGGAGATCGCGCAAGTCGAGGGCGTCAACGCCGCGCTGGCGCGACGCATCTACGACAGCCTGCACGGCACCGATTCCGCGACCTGA